TCGTCGCGCGGCCATAGCCCTCGTAGCTGTCGGCTAATTGTTGTAAATATTGGTACCGCGTTTGCGTTGTCTGCAATGTTTCGCGCGCTTTCGCGTTAGCCGCCTGCGCCGCTTCGCGCTGCGCCTGCAGTTTGTTCACAACCTCTTCCTGCGCCGTGAGTTGTCGGCTGCTTTCCGATGCGGTCGCCTGCGCCGTCGCAAGTGCCGCTTGCGCTTGCTGCAAACGCGTTTGTAATGTTTCCTTGCGTATGTCCAACTCCCGCGCGCGACGCGTCAGTTCGGCATTGCGCTCTTGCAATTGCTGCGCCGTTTGCTGCAAAAACTCCTGTTCCGCCGCGCTCCGTTCCTCACGTCGCAACCGGTCGGCAACCTGTTCACGGGCCGTTTGCAACACAGCACGCAACCGCTCACGCCGCGCCGTTTCTTCCGTCAAACGCGCCTGTGCCTCGTCCCGCTCTTGCGCCGTGGCCGCTATCGCCGCAACCGTCGTCGCTTGTGCCGCCGTAAGCTGTTCCAATGTCTGACGCTTTTCCGCCAGCGCCTGCGCCACTTCCTGCATTTCTTTCGCGTGCTGATGACCGCGCTCCGTCAACACCGCAAGTTCGCTGCGTAAGCGTTCGCAATGTTGCGCCGCGATGTTGGCCGCCTGCTCTTTTTCACGCAACATTTGTTGCGCTTTCGTATCCGCTTCCGTTTGCGCCTGCGCCGCCGCTTCCAGCTGCGTAAGTTCGATTGTCGCCGCCGTCGCCGCCTGATCCGCGGCGATCCATTCTTTCTCCGCGCGCGTCAGTTGACGTTGCGCCGTTTGCCACGCTTTCCATGCGATACTGCGCGCGACATTTGCCTCCTGCGTGCGCAACTCATTACGTTGTTTCGCCTGCCGCGCTTTTTCTTCCAGCGGCGGTAAATCCTGCGCGAGCAGTCGCGCAATATCGCTGACGCGCTCCATATTGCGTTCCGCCTCGCGCAACTTGCGCATGCCTTCTTCTTTGCGCAGCTTGTAACGGGTAATGCCCGCTACTTCTTCAAAAACGAGTTTGCGTTCTTCCGGTCGACCGATTAAAATCCGATCGACCCGCTGCTGCCCGATGACCGCCAAGGAGTCCCGACCCAAACCGGTATCCGCCAACAACAGTTGAATATCTTTTAAGCGGCAACTTTGACGATTAATAAAATAATCGCTCGCACCCGAACGAAGCAGACGTCGCGTCACCGCCACCTCTGCCGTATCCGTTTGGAAAAAGCCGTCACTATTGTCAAAAACGAGTGTCACTTCCGCCGAAGCTTTCGCGCGTTCGGTCGCAGTCCCCGCAAAAATCACGTCACTCGACTGCTCACCGCGCAGCTGGCGAATATTTTGCTCGCCCAGCACCCAGCGCACCGCATCAGCTAAATTACTCTTGCCGCTGCCGTTCGGACCGACGATCGCCGTCACACCCGGCGCGAATTCCACTTCCGTTTTATCCGCAAAGGATTTGAAACCGCGCAGAATCATCCGTAATAAACGCATACCGACTCCCTTTACATAATTACTTCTATTATACAGCAAATCTTCGTCAGTTCATCATGTCCGCCGAAAGAAATAGCCGCGGGCGCCGGTTGTAATTTTTTTCTTGCGGCGTAAAAAAACAGCCGCAGACGCGGCTGTTATCCGAAGATCCAGTACAAACTCAGTAAAAACAATATGATGATGAGTGCCGTAAGACCCTGCTCTACTCGTGTGAACGGGCGGTTTTTACGGCGTCTGCGATGCATTTTTTTGCGCTGCGGGCGCGCGGTCGGTTCGACGTCCAAATAATCTTTTGCTCCGACGCTCGGCACGTACGCGCGTTCCACCGGACGCTCTTCCCCCATAGCGGCGTTGTAACGATCCACGAGTCCTACCCCCGACAGGCCGAGGAAATTGCCGTAGTTGCGCAGCATGCCGCGCATGTAAACCGTTCCCGGAATCGTTCCGTACTCTTCCCGCTCCAATGCCGCCAGGTAGCGCGCGCTGATATAAGTACCAAGCGCCGCATCGGAAAGCGACAAGCCCTTTTCCTCGCGCGCGCGGCGTAAAATGTCTCCGATTTCATTCATGACTCGCTGTTCCCTTCGTAGCGTGCCAGCAATTCTTCCACTTCGTCTTTCGTCAGCAAAATATCCCGCGCTTTACTGCCCAATGACGGTCCGACGATCCCCATGTTTTCCATGGTGTCAATCAGTCGACCGGCGCGGGTGTAACCTACGCGAAAACGACGTTGCAACATCGAAACGGAGGCCTGTTCGGTATCCATGACCATGCGAATGGCATCGGGCAAAAGTTCATCTTCCCAACGCGGCTGTTGCGCTTCCTCGGCTTCCGCGAC
Above is a window of Negativicoccus succinicivorans DNA encoding:
- a CDS encoding helix-turn-helix domain-containing protein; translation: MNEIGDILRRAREEKGLSLSDAALGTYISARYLAALEREEYGTIPGTVYMRGMLRNYGNFLGLSGVGLVDRYNAAMGEERPVERAYVPSVGAKDYLDVEPTARPQRKKMHRRRRKNRPFTRVEQGLTALIIILFLLSLYWIFG